A region from the Sulfurimonas sp. genome encodes:
- a CDS encoding PIN domain-containing protein yields the protein MQDKIFLDTNIVIYAFSEDEAQKQSIAFSLLDGEYNNALISKQVINELANILLKKFKLSSNQVENAILELDTIVNIVDFDLSTQIKALHVKDKYNLQFYDSLIIATALENKCTTLYSEDMHNGMLIENRLKIINPFK from the coding sequence ATGCAAGATAAAATTTTCTTAGATACAAATATTGTAATTTATGCTTTTTCAGAGGATGAAGCCCAAAAGCAGTCTATTGCTTTTAGCCTTTTGGATGGAGAGTACAATAATGCACTAATATCAAAGCAAGTTATAAATGAACTTGCCAATATTTTGTTAAAAAAATTTAAACTCTCTTCCAATCAAGTAGAAAATGCCATTCTTGAACTTGACACAATAGTAAATATTGTAGATTTTGATTTATCAACACAGATTAAAGCTCTCCATGTAAAAGATAAGTACAATTTACAATTTTATGATTCGCTTATTATTGCTACGGCTTTGGAGAACAAATGCACTACTCTCTATAGTGAAGATATGCATAATGGAATGCTTATTGAAAATAGACTCAAAATTATAAATCCGTTTAAGTAG
- a CDS encoding methyltransferase domain-containing protein, which yields MQEDKQRWNERYLDNPMPQTVSPLLEKYISHAKAGQAIDVACGTGRNTHFLADLGFLVDAVDISDYALGKVKNSAMITKIDTDLDKYNLTPNKYDLIVNVNYLNRRLVSQMKDALKSGGVLMFETFIVAHGDFNLPTTNLDYLLRKNELLHSFIGLDIVYYEERIDINLRGEKIKVASLVAKKR from the coding sequence ATGCAAGAAGATAAACAGAGATGGAATGAGAGATATTTGGATAACCCGATGCCCCAAACTGTATCGCCGCTCTTGGAGAAGTATATATCACATGCCAAAGCGGGTCAAGCTATAGATGTGGCTTGCGGAACAGGTAGAAATACACACTTTTTGGCTGATTTGGGATTTTTAGTAGATGCGGTAGATATATCCGACTATGCACTCGGCAAAGTAAAAAACAGTGCAATGATTACAAAGATAGATACGGATTTAGATAAGTACAATCTGACTCCAAACAAATATGATTTAATCGTCAATGTAAACTACCTAAACCGCCGTTTGGTTTCGCAGATGAAAGATGCACTCAAGAGTGGCGGAGTTTTGATGTTTGAAACATTTATAGTTGCACACGGGGATTTCAATCTTCCGACTACAAACTTAGACTATCTCTTGCGTAAAAATGAGCTTTTGCACTCTTTTATCGGACTTGATATTGTTTACTATGAAGAGAGAATCGACATAAATCTAAGAGGCGAGAAGATAAAGGTAGCATCTCTAGTAGCTAAAAAAAGATAA
- the recO gene encoding recombination protein RecO, giving the protein MQGFILNLNRVKDEDLIVTILSRDNLDTLYRFYGARHGVINLGFKIDYEKESSFKSTVHRLKDVIHIGFKWINDYKLLKLWQDFSALFYKHLKDADEIDEFYFELLDSASQNWNKQNPKRVAIESYIKILEHEGRLHKELECFLCSTPILDEDISLLRAFLPTHKSCSHTFSIKKSALIELFKNKSTIFLNDEEIDRLWYVLLEGL; this is encoded by the coding sequence ATGCAGGGTTTTATTTTAAATCTCAACAGAGTTAAAGATGAAGATTTAATAGTGACAATTCTATCGAGAGATAACTTAGATACTCTTTATAGATTTTACGGTGCGAGACACGGAGTTATAAATCTCGGCTTTAAAATAGATTATGAGAAAGAAAGCTCTTTTAAATCTACCGTGCATAGATTAAAAGATGTGATTCATATAGGATTTAAATGGATAAACGATTACAAACTTCTAAAACTCTGGCAAGACTTTAGCGCACTTTTTTACAAACATCTAAAAGATGCCGATGAAATTGATGAGTTCTACTTTGAACTCTTAGATAGCGCCTCACAAAACTGGAACAAACAAAATCCAAAAAGAGTGGCGATAGAATCATATATAAAAATACTCGAACATGAGGGAAGATTGCATAAAGAGCTTGAATGTTTTTTATGCTCTACTCCAATACTTGATGAGGATATCTCTTTGCTTCGTGCATTTCTGCCGACGCACAAGAGCTGTTCGCATACATTTAGCATTAAAAAAAGCGCTTTAATCGAACTTTTCAAAAACAAGTCTACTATATTTTTAAACGATGAAGAGATAGACAGGCTCTGGTATGTTTTACTTGAAGGATTGTAA
- the nspC gene encoding carboxynorspermidine decarboxylase has product MQSLEKIATPYYICDESLLRANLEILDRVQKKSGAKVILALKGFAMWSTFPLVKQYLKGCTSSGLHEALLAREEFAKDDKNLEVHTYSPAYKEEDIDEIARISDHIVFNSPNQLFKYSDRVKKINPAVSLSLRINPEQSSSPKDIYNPCGLYSRLGTTLANFDERVLEHIDGLNFHALCEQDVDALEEVLEAFEAKFSKYFKGMKYINFGGGHHITKKGYDVEKLISIIKNFRAKYGVEVYLEPGEAVGWQTGVLVSSVLDIVHNGMDIAILDTSAEAHMPDTLAMPYRAMVRGCGEAGEKKHTYRFGGNTCLAGDIMGDYSFDTPLKIGDKIIFEDQIHYTFVKNTTFNGIKLPSLVLLKEDKSVEIVKEFGYQDYRNRLS; this is encoded by the coding sequence ATGCAGAGTTTAGAAAAAATCGCTACGCCGTACTATATTTGCGACGAGTCTCTTCTTCGTGCAAACCTTGAAATCTTAGACCGTGTCCAAAAAAAGAGTGGGGCAAAAGTCATCCTCGCTCTTAAGGGTTTTGCGATGTGGAGTACATTTCCTTTGGTAAAACAGTATCTAAAAGGGTGTACTTCAAGCGGGCTTCATGAGGCGCTTTTGGCTAGGGAAGAGTTTGCAAAAGATGATAAAAATCTTGAAGTTCATACCTACTCGCCTGCATACAAAGAAGAAGATATCGACGAGATAGCGCGCATATCCGACCACATAGTTTTCAACTCTCCAAATCAGCTCTTCAAGTACTCCGATAGGGTAAAAAAGATAAATCCTGCCGTGAGTCTGTCGCTAAGAATCAACCCTGAACAGTCTTCATCCCCAAAAGATATCTACAACCCTTGCGGACTTTACAGCCGCCTTGGAACAACGCTTGCAAATTTTGACGAGAGAGTTTTAGAACACATTGACGGGCTTAACTTTCACGCACTTTGTGAGCAGGATGTCGATGCGCTTGAAGAAGTTTTAGAGGCATTTGAAGCAAAATTTTCAAAATACTTTAAAGGCATGAAGTACATAAATTTCGGCGGCGGTCACCATATAACCAAAAAGGGTTACGATGTTGAGAAACTCATAAGCATTATCAAAAATTTTAGAGCAAAATACGGCGTTGAAGTTTACCTAGAACCCGGAGAAGCGGTGGGCTGGCAGACTGGCGTGCTTGTGAGCAGTGTGCTTGACATTGTTCACAACGGCATGGATATCGCCATCTTAGATACTTCGGCAGAAGCGCATATGCCTGATACTCTTGCTATGCCATATCGTGCGATGGTGCGGGGATGCGGAGAAGCGGGAGAGAAAAAACACACTTACAGATTTGGCGGAAACACCTGTTTGGCAGGTGACATAATGGGAGATTACTCTTTTGATACGCCTCTGAAAATTGGCGATAAAATTATATTTGAAGACCAAATCCACTACACATTTGTTAAAAATACGACATTCAACGGCATTAAACTCCCCTCTCTTGTCCTGTTAAAAGAGGATAAGAGCGTAGAGATAGTTAAAGAGTTTGGATATCAGGATTATAGAAATAGATTATCGTAA
- a CDS encoding bifunctional 3,4-dihydroxy-2-butanone 4-phosphate synthase/GTP cyclohydrolase II, with amino-acid sequence MTPIQRVLEAIDEIKKGRMVIMVDDEDRENEGDLVYASAFSTPAHVNFMATHARGLICVAISKKIATRLSLNPMVSSNTSSYETAFTVSVDAKNALTGISASERDETIKILANPISHADELVKPGHIFPLIAKDGGTLVRTGHTEGSVDLCRLAGLSESSVICEIIKEDGTMARRDDLDIFGEKHNLKTVFISDIVEYRLANERLVNETDAQDIEFFGTKVKKYTFLDHDKIEHTAIVFHSVASVANVRVHNVIPDMELLLNQKKYSNLIASIEYLKQNSGVLIFINKPTHNDNAAMKEFGIGAQILKSFGVSKMNLITSLSHTEFVGLSGFGLEINEVINC; translated from the coding sequence ATGACACCGATTCAAAGAGTATTAGAAGCGATTGATGAGATAAAAAAAGGGCGTATGGTCATTATGGTTGATGATGAAGATAGAGAAAATGAGGGCGATTTGGTATATGCTTCCGCATTTTCGACTCCCGCACATGTAAACTTTATGGCAACGCATGCAAGGGGGCTTATCTGTGTAGCAATAAGTAAAAAAATTGCAACTCGCCTATCTTTAAATCCGATGGTAAGTTCAAATACATCTTCGTACGAGACGGCATTTACTGTTTCGGTTGACGCTAAAAATGCACTAACGGGAATTTCAGCTTCAGAGAGAGATGAAACCATCAAGATTTTAGCAAATCCGATAAGCCATGCGGATGAACTGGTAAAACCCGGTCATATTTTTCCTCTAATAGCAAAAGACGGCGGAACGCTTGTAAGAACCGGACATACTGAGGGTTCTGTTGATTTATGCCGTTTGGCAGGTCTTAGCGAATCATCGGTTATCTGTGAAATCATCAAAGAAGACGGCACGATGGCACGACGCGATGATTTGGATATTTTCGGCGAAAAGCACAATCTTAAAACCGTTTTTATATCTGATATAGTTGAATATCGTCTTGCAAATGAGAGACTTGTCAATGAAACCGATGCCCAAGATATAGAATTTTTCGGTACAAAAGTTAAAAAATATACCTTTTTAGATCACGATAAGATAGAACATACCGCAATCGTGTTTCATAGCGTGGCTTCAGTTGCAAATGTGAGGGTTCACAATGTGATACCGGATATGGAACTGCTTTTAAATCAGAAAAAGTATAGTAATCTTATAGCTTCTATCGAGTATCTAAAACAAAACAGCGGTGTGCTGATTTTTATAAACAAACCTACTCATAACGATAATGCCGCTATGAAAGAGTTCGGGATAGGTGCACAGATACTGAAATCTTTCGGCGTATCTAAAATGAATCTAATTACTTCATTGAGCCATACCGAGTTTGTCGGACTTAGCGGATTTGGTTTAGAGATTAATGAAGTTATAAATTGTTAG
- a CDS encoding saccharopine dehydrogenase family protein produces MRTTLIIGAGGVSRVVVHKCVQNADVFGKIVLASRTLKRCQDIRDELPNADIEVATVDADSTDEVIKLINSCKPSIVINVALPYQDLAIMDACIATKTPYLDTANYEHPDEAKFEYKLQWARDERFKEAGIMGLLGSGFDPGATNVFCAYAQKHYFDEIHTIDILDCNAGDHGYAFATNFNPEINLREVSANGRYWENGEWIETKPLEIMQVWDYPEVGPKDSYLLYHEEMESLVQNIKGLKRIRFFMTFGQSYIKHMEVLQNVGMLGIEPVEHKGMMITPIEFLKTLLPDPASLGSRTKGKTNIGIVAEGIKDGKKRKIYIYQVKDHEECYRETNSQGVSYTTGVPAMIGAKLMLKGIWSGVGVFNMEQMNPDPFMEEMNTQGLPWQVKELEV; encoded by the coding sequence TTGAGAACAACATTAATCATAGGTGCAGGCGGAGTTAGTCGTGTAGTCGTACATAAATGTGTACAAAATGCGGATGTTTTTGGGAAAATCGTATTGGCAAGCAGAACGCTAAAGAGATGTCAAGATATAAGAGACGAGTTGCCAAATGCAGATATAGAGGTAGCAACGGTTGACGCAGACAGCACGGATGAAGTTATAAAACTTATAAATTCATGTAAACCAAGCATTGTTATAAATGTTGCGCTTCCGTATCAGGATTTGGCGATTATGGATGCTTGTATTGCTACAAAAACCCCATACCTAGATACTGCAAACTATGAGCATCCCGATGAAGCAAAATTTGAGTACAAGCTTCAATGGGCAAGAGACGAGAGGTTTAAAGAAGCAGGAATCATGGGACTTCTTGGAAGCGGTTTTGATCCGGGGGCTACAAATGTATTTTGTGCTTACGCTCAAAAACACTACTTTGACGAGATTCATACTATAGATATACTTGACTGTAATGCAGGCGACCATGGGTACGCTTTTGCAACAAACTTTAACCCTGAAATCAACCTCCGTGAAGTGAGCGCAAACGGCAGATATTGGGAGAACGGCGAGTGGATAGAGACAAAGCCTTTAGAGATTATGCAAGTTTGGGATTATCCTGAAGTCGGACCAAAAGATAGTTATCTGCTCTACCATGAAGAGATGGAATCTTTGGTGCAAAACATAAAAGGGCTAAAGCGCATCAGATTTTTTATGACATTCGGACAGAGTTACATCAAACATATGGAAGTTCTTCAAAATGTCGGTATGCTTGGCATAGAGCCTGTTGAGCATAAAGGGATGATGATTACTCCGATTGAGTTCTTAAAAACACTTCTGCCGGATCCCGCATCACTTGGAAGCAGAACTAAAGGCAAGACGAACATAGGGATAGTTGCCGAAGGTATCAAAGACGGCAAAAAGAGAAAGATATATATCTACCAGGTAAAGGACCATGAAGAGTGCTACCGTGAGACAAACTCTCAGGGCGTATCTTACACAACAGGAGTTCCTGCTATGATAGGCGCAAAACTTATGCTCAAAGGTATCTGGAGCGGCGTGGGTGTCTTTAATATGGAACAGATGAATCCTGATCCGTTTATGGAGGAGATGAACACGCAAGGGCTTCCTTGGCAAGTTAAAGAGTTAGAAGTATAA
- a CDS encoding MFS transporter: MKKMFAIVGVINYLAVVFLNAFTDLGHKIIIQNTVFKVYDGTTQIILTAIVNALMLLPFILAFSPSGYLSDRFAKNIVMKHAALLAVFITLAITFSYYQGWFFTAFALTFLLALQSALYSPAKYGYIKELVGTKYISDGNGALQAVTTSAILLGIIVYTILFETLLGDGFATKEDILQTIAPLGWLLVLGSVVEYMLSLKLPNMMIKATRKKFEFAKYIKGFYLKKNLIMLKRKKEVFDSVIALSLFWSISQVVLAIFGEYAKSELGITNTIVVQGIMTFSVIGIVIGSMLSSAFSRYYINSGLSTLSAFGIAFMLFIIPFTTNTLFLGAEFVLFGLFSGMLLVPLNAKIQHLSPDIHLGTVLAGNNFVQTLFMFSFLMLTTLFAYFGMNAKILFFVMGIVALYLLYLLLKRYLVMAVWTLFESILKIRYRCTYIGLEHIPQNTPILLAGNHVSWIDWFILQLPLERRVVFLIDKDIYNNKFLKPIFKLGDLIPISQKASKDSFIETSMKLKNGKIVAIFPEGEIARSSGVSKFYRGYEFIERSGVAIVPFHIDGIFGSVFARHKGDAKRCFLKKREITLTFGEPISGHISADELREIVVNLKC, encoded by the coding sequence ATGAAAAAAATGTTTGCAATCGTCGGAGTTATAAACTATTTAGCAGTTGTTTTTTTAAACGCATTTACTGATTTAGGTCATAAGATAATCATCCAAAATACCGTTTTTAAGGTTTATGACGGAACAACTCAGATAATACTGACTGCGATTGTAAATGCTTTGATGCTTCTTCCTTTTATCTTGGCATTTTCTCCCTCCGGTTATCTCTCAGATAGATTTGCAAAAAATATCGTGATGAAGCACGCTGCTCTTTTGGCTGTTTTTATCACTCTTGCTATCACTTTTTCTTATTATCAAGGCTGGTTTTTTACCGCTTTTGCTCTTACATTTTTACTTGCCCTCCAAAGTGCGCTTTACAGTCCCGCAAAATACGGATATATAAAAGAGTTAGTCGGTACAAAATATATAAGTGACGGAAACGGCGCTCTTCAAGCAGTTACGACAAGTGCGATTTTACTTGGAATAATAGTATATACCATACTTTTTGAGACGCTTTTAGGCGATGGTTTTGCTACAAAAGAGGATATTTTGCAAACTATAGCACCGCTTGGGTGGCTCTTGGTTTTGGGTTCCGTTGTCGAGTATATGCTGAGTTTAAAACTTCCAAACATGATGATAAAAGCAACTCGCAAAAAATTTGAGTTTGCAAAATATATAAAGGGTTTTTATCTTAAGAAAAACCTAATAATGCTTAAGAGAAAAAAAGAGGTTTTTGACTCCGTGATAGCACTTAGCCTTTTTTGGTCCATTTCTCAGGTAGTATTGGCAATTTTCGGCGAATATGCAAAGAGTGAGCTTGGAATTACAAATACGATTGTCGTTCAGGGAATTATGACTTTTTCGGTTATCGGCATAGTTATCGGCTCAATGCTCTCATCGGCTTTTTCAAGATACTATATAAACAGCGGACTTTCAACACTTAGCGCATTTGGCATTGCGTTTATGCTTTTCATTATCCCGTTTACGACAAATACGCTGTTTTTGGGAGCAGAATTTGTTTTGTTTGGACTCTTTAGCGGTATGCTTTTGGTTCCGCTAAACGCAAAAATACAGCATCTCTCTCCCGATATCCACCTTGGAACTGTTTTAGCGGGAAACAACTTTGTCCAAACGCTTTTTATGTTCTCTTTTTTAATGCTCACAACGCTCTTTGCCTACTTCGGTATGAATGCAAAAATTCTATTTTTTGTTATGGGTATTGTCGCATTATATCTGCTGTATCTGCTTTTAAAGAGATACCTTGTTATGGCGGTTTGGACTCTTTTTGAGTCAATTTTAAAAATCCGTTACAGATGTACATATATAGGGTTAGAGCATATCCCACAAAACACGCCGATACTCTTGGCTGGAAACCATGTTAGTTGGATTGACTGGTTTATACTTCAGCTTCCGCTGGAGAGAAGAGTTGTTTTTTTGATAGATAAAGATATATACAACAATAAATTTCTAAAACCGATTTTTAAATTAGGAGATTTGATTCCTATATCGCAAAAAGCTTCAAAAGATTCGTTTATTGAAACCTCAATGAAATTAAAAAATGGTAAAATTGTGGCAATATTTCCCGAGGGTGAAATAGCAAGAAGTTCCGGCGTGTCAAAGTTTTACAGAGGGTATGAGTTTATCGAGAGAAGCGGCGTAGCAATAGTGCCGTTTCATATCGATGGAATTTTTGGAAGTGTTTTTGCAAGACATAAAGGCGATGCAAAGAGATGCTTTTTGAAAAAAAGAGAGATTACGCTTACCTTCGGAGAGCCGATTTCTGGGCATATAAGTGCAGATGAACTTAGAGAGATAGTAGTAAATTTAAAATGTTAA
- a CDS encoding methyl-accepting chemotaxis protein has protein sequence MLASVKSRIVVTILFFGALAVGSMYSYISYTFNDFSNKTAKHSLEMLSQSIFQTVTQSMLTGDPEVVAKTLNKSKEIKGIESLDVSKSELVLEIYKKNGETFTNDAMIKEVFAGKKPKTIEKIQNNRHSIQLLNPMIADTSCISCHSNAKDGDILGVMNLVISLDANDVEINNTKMILLITLIIVFVAFAIIISLFFGKEVIAPLDELRSRIRALVDGDKDLTKRIEVLRENEFAKSAYAVNDFVSSIQNTINDVKSLGSQNVSIANMITESSYSIHNSIEEESAIVLDTTHKSKSIKDILDKSIAMAKETQEKVSQANLNLESSREVLDQLVDEVAVFIEVENELSGQLSNLKQDADQVKSVLLVIKDIAEQTNLLALNAAIEAARAGEHGRGFAVVADEVRKLAERTQKSLSEIEISVSTIVQSINDVSDKMNDNARGMEKLTTISKDVEEKINDTSSQMRHSIEVAIKSVQDSETIVKHTDEIINKIGEINHHSTSNKERVISIENDSKRLLEVARLLDSSINEFRS, from the coding sequence ATGTTAGCTTCAGTCAAATCTCGTATCGTCGTTACAATTTTATTTTTCGGTGCTCTTGCAGTCGGTTCGATGTATAGTTACATCTCTTATACATTCAACGACTTTTCAAACAAGACGGCTAAGCACTCTCTTGAGATGTTAAGTCAATCTATATTTCAAACAGTTACGCAAAGTATGCTAACCGGAGACCCTGAAGTTGTCGCAAAAACACTAAATAAATCCAAAGAGATTAAAGGGATTGAGTCGCTTGATGTTTCAAAATCTGAACTAGTGCTTGAAATTTACAAAAAAAACGGTGAAACATTTACAAATGATGCGATGATTAAAGAGGTATTTGCCGGCAAAAAGCCTAAAACAATCGAAAAAATCCAAAACAACCGTCACTCTATTCAGCTACTCAATCCTATGATAGCGGACACAAGCTGTATCTCATGTCACTCCAATGCAAAAGACGGAGATATACTCGGAGTTATGAATCTCGTAATCTCTCTTGATGCAAACGATGTTGAGATTAATAATACGAAAATGATTTTACTCATTACGCTTATTATAGTATTTGTTGCATTTGCGATTATAATCAGTCTATTTTTCGGCAAAGAAGTTATCGCTCCGCTGGATGAACTTCGTTCCCGTATCCGCGCTCTGGTCGATGGGGATAAAGATTTAACCAAAAGAATTGAAGTTCTGCGAGAAAACGAGTTTGCAAAATCCGCTTATGCGGTAAATGATTTTGTAAGTTCCATACAAAATACAATCAATGATGTAAAATCTCTCGGAAGCCAAAATGTCTCTATCGCCAATATGATAACGGAGTCTTCTTACTCAATCCACAACAGTATCGAGGAAGAAAGTGCTATCGTTTTAGATACAACGCACAAGAGCAAATCCATAAAAGATATTCTCGACAAATCTATAGCAATGGCAAAGGAGACGCAAGAAAAAGTTTCACAAGCAAATTTAAACCTTGAATCATCAAGAGAAGTATTAGATCAGCTTGTTGATGAAGTTGCCGTATTTATAGAGGTAGAAAATGAACTCTCAGGTCAGTTGTCGAACTTAAAACAAGATGCCGATCAAGTTAAAAGCGTTCTGCTTGTTATCAAAGATATAGCCGAACAGACAAATCTTTTAGCGCTTAATGCTGCGATTGAGGCTGCGAGAGCAGGTGAACACGGACGCGGTTTTGCCGTTGTTGCCGATGAAGTAAGAAAACTGGCGGAACGCACACAAAAGTCACTATCTGAAATAGAAATTAGCGTCAGCACAATCGTTCAATCTATTAACGATGTAAGCGATAAGATGAACGATAATGCAAGAGGTATGGAAAAACTAACGACTATATCAAAAGATGTTGAAGAAAAAATAAACGATACATCATCACAGATGAGACACTCGATAGAAGTGGCGATTAAATCAGTTCAAGATTCGGAGACTATCGTAAAACATACCGACGAAATCATAAACAAAATCGGTGAAATCAATCACCACTCGACATCAAACAAAGAGAGAGTAATCAGCATTGAAAACGATTCAAAACGCCTGCTTGAAGTAGCTCGTCTGCTTGATTCCAGCATTAACGAATTTAGAAGCTAA
- a CDS encoding DUF695 domain-containing protein → MREIFNRIQDSDSVDIEVDIDADDFEGSNPWLFSVFVKSANISENSDSFDEFLETKESLIIALEHENKAKYVGTRVNDGWHEFYFYAKNSKNLESVVAQMLKNSGYKYECSVVKDAKWDFYHKNLFPTELEFHNIESDKIIFLLEEEGDELSTPRDVEHYVSFDTATQKERFIQNASACGFEFKDDISSEEFEHGVALVKKHSVTNEEVRKVVEELYLLLKKDHGYYEGWSTILVAKDD, encoded by the coding sequence ATGAGAGAAATATTTAATAGAATACAAGACTCCGACTCTGTTGATATAGAAGTAGATATTGATGCCGATGATTTTGAAGGCTCTAACCCTTGGTTATTTAGCGTATTTGTAAAATCGGCTAATATCAGTGAAAACAGTGACAGTTTTGATGAATTTTTAGAAACAAAAGAGTCTCTCATAATTGCGTTAGAGCATGAAAACAAGGCTAAATATGTCGGCACAAGAGTAAACGACGGCTGGCATGAGTTTTATTTTTACGCAAAAAATTCAAAAAATTTAGAATCGGTTGTTGCGCAAATGCTAAAAAACAGCGGTTATAAGTATGAGTGCAGCGTCGTAAAAGATGCTAAATGGGATTTTTACCATAAAAATCTTTTTCCGACCGAGTTGGAGTTTCACAATATCGAGAGTGATAAAATCATATTTTTACTTGAAGAAGAGGGCGATGAACTCTCAACTCCAAGAGATGTTGAGCATTATGTCTCGTTTGACACCGCTACCCAAAAAGAGAGGTTTATACAAAATGCTTCGGCTTGCGGTTTTGAATTTAAAGATGATATCAGCTCCGAAGAGTTTGAGCATGGCGTGGCACTTGTAAAAAAACATTCCGTGACAAATGAAGAGGTGAGAAAAGTTGTCGAAGAGTTATACTTGCTTCTAAAAAAAGATCACGGCTATTATGAGGGTTGGAGTACGATATTAGTTGCTAAGGACGATTGA